One part of the Thermodesulfovibrio sp. 3462-1 genome encodes these proteins:
- a CDS encoding sulfite exporter TauE/SafE family protein, producing MYIYLPVALTSINVFLPVCLGLAVGLLSGLFGVGGGWLMTPLLMMLGIQPAVAAATDAAQIVGASTSGTYAHWRLGNVDFKMGFHLLIGGFLGGLTGVEIIKILKVLGNVNFLIKITYVIMLGVIGTFMLIESLSKFKNKNKTVEKKEKKESVITKFFKSLPFQIHYKKSGVTHSILVTATVGYIVGILAAIMGVGGGFLMVPVMFYLLKMPMNIVIGTSLFQIFFTCVEVTFLQAYINHTVDILLAILLLIGSSFGAQIGAIIGKKIKGEQLRILMAILVLMVTVKIIIELITPPSILLSPAGGH from the coding sequence ATGTATATTTACTTACCTGTAGCATTAACTAGTATTAATGTATTTTTACCTGTATGTCTCGGATTGGCTGTTGGATTACTTTCAGGATTGTTTGGTGTAGGAGGAGGCTGGCTTATGACACCTCTTTTGATGATGTTAGGAATTCAACCTGCTGTAGCAGCAGCAACTGACGCAGCTCAGATTGTAGGAGCATCCACTTCAGGAACATATGCTCACTGGAGGTTGGGAAATGTTGATTTCAAAATGGGATTTCATTTGTTAATTGGAGGATTTCTTGGTGGATTAACAGGTGTGGAAATAATCAAAATTCTTAAAGTACTCGGAAATGTAAACTTCTTAATTAAAATTACCTATGTAATAATGCTTGGTGTAATAGGAACTTTCATGCTTATAGAAAGTCTTAGTAAATTCAAAAACAAAAATAAAACCGTTGAAAAAAAAGAGAAAAAAGAGTCAGTTATTACAAAATTTTTCAAATCGCTTCCCTTTCAAATTCATTATAAGAAATCAGGTGTTACCCATTCCATATTAGTAACCGCTACAGTTGGTTATATTGTGGGAATTCTTGCAGCAATAATGGGTGTTGGAGGAGGATTTTTAATGGTACCAGTGATGTTTTATCTTCTTAAAATGCCCATGAACATTGTTATAGGAACGAGTCTTTTTCAGATTTTTTTTACATGCGTTGAGGTAACATTTCTTCAGGCATACATAAATCACACAGTGGATATTTTACTTGCTATACTCCTTTTGATTGGCTCAAGCTTTGGAGCCCAGATCGGTGCAATTATAGGAAAGAAAATAAAGGGTGAGCAATTAAGAATTCTAATGGCAATTCTTGTATTGATGGTTACAGTAAAAATAATTATTGAATTAATTACACCACCATCAATTTTATTATCACCTGCAGGAGGACATTAA